One stretch of Halobacillus litoralis DNA includes these proteins:
- a CDS encoding class I SAM-dependent methyltransferase, with protein MNISDSIRVVIGAGEHSNNPNWIETQESELDLLNVEDWKRKFEENSLDALLAEHVWEHLTYQEGKEAAVNCLTYLKSNGYIRCAVPDGYFPDEEYQEGVQVGGPGPSDHPAASHKIVHNYKTLSAMFEEAGFEVRLLEYCNDDGEFIYNDWDEKRGYIYRSKRFDHRNRNGNLGFVSVIVDAVKP; from the coding sequence ATGAATATTAGTGATTCCATTAGAGTTGTAATTGGAGCAGGTGAACACTCAAATAATCCAAACTGGATTGAAACTCAAGAATCTGAACTAGATCTATTAAATGTAGAGGATTGGAAGCGTAAGTTTGAAGAGAATTCCTTAGATGCATTATTAGCTGAACATGTGTGGGAGCACTTAACTTACCAAGAAGGAAAAGAAGCTGCTGTAAATTGTCTTACTTATTTAAAATCAAATGGCTACATCCGTTGTGCTGTTCCAGATGGTTACTTTCCAGATGAAGAATATCAAGAAGGGGTTCAGGTTGGTGGCCCTGGACCGAGTGATCATCCTGCTGCTAGTCACAAAATTGTACATAACTACAAAACGCTAAGTGCCATGTTTGAAGAGGCTGGTTTTGAAGTGCGTCTCCTAGAGTATTGTAATGATGATGGCGAGTTCATATATAATGATTGGGATGAGAAACGAGGGTATATATATCGCTCAAAGAGATTTGATCATCGCAATAGAAATGGAAATTTAGGGTTTGTTTCGGTAATTGTGGACGCTGTAAAGCCTTAA
- a CDS encoding thiamine pyrophosphate-dependent enzyme, producing MDERQMTSAEAIVSCLKRQGISKVFCVPGESYLPVMDAILKEPGMELISARHEGGAAFMAEGYAKASGTPGVVMATRGVGASNLAIGVHTAYQDSTPMVVLLGQVHTNFSGREGFREVDLEAFFRPIAKWVAEIREPPRTPELIQRALRIAMSGRPGPVVLSLPEDVLKKDAFMSFGPVVKKPAPKPSDHEVIEVVDRLRLAERPLILAGGGVKLAGAEMALKRLAYKWGAPIVSAFRRHDVFPNDDIHYCGHLGLGTHPNILETIAQADTVLAVGTRLSEVTTQDYSLLKGQTLIHCDIDDRVLGKVYPPDVGIVADANEMLEALADAAYGRDLISWTSARRKAYEATLVTDGRKNLNGEVISLLQENLPEDSILTNDAGNFAGWLHTYFQFKKHQYIGPTSGAMGYGMPAALGAKLAKPEKKVVSLSGDGGFMMTIQELETAVRYDIPIISIVFNNRMYGTIRMHQEIHFPGEVIGTDLGDVAFSKVAENVGAAGFLVKTAEEFRQALDQALVLDKPVVIEVETDPEQISLSRTISQLRKKGGESK from the coding sequence ATGGACGAACGCCAGATGACGAGCGCGGAAGCCATCGTCTCCTGTCTAAAGAGACAAGGCATTTCCAAAGTTTTTTGCGTTCCAGGGGAAAGCTATCTTCCCGTGATGGATGCCATTTTGAAAGAGCCGGGCATGGAGCTCATCTCGGCCAGACACGAAGGTGGGGCCGCATTTATGGCGGAAGGGTACGCAAAGGCGAGTGGGACCCCAGGCGTTGTAATGGCGACAAGGGGCGTCGGTGCGAGTAACCTTGCCATTGGTGTTCATACCGCTTATCAGGACTCCACACCAATGGTCGTCCTCCTCGGGCAGGTGCACACGAACTTCAGTGGACGTGAAGGCTTCCGGGAAGTCGATCTTGAAGCTTTTTTCAGACCCATCGCTAAATGGGTGGCTGAAATCCGCGAACCGCCCCGGACGCCGGAACTCATCCAACGGGCGCTCAGGATCGCCATGTCGGGAAGGCCTGGACCTGTCGTCCTTTCTTTGCCTGAAGATGTTTTGAAAAAAGATGCATTCATGTCATTCGGCCCTGTTGTAAAAAAGCCAGCACCAAAGCCCTCGGATCATGAGGTCATCGAGGTGGTCGACCGGCTCCGTTTAGCGGAACGTCCGTTGATTTTAGCGGGTGGGGGAGTGAAGCTTGCGGGTGCAGAAATGGCTTTGAAACGGCTCGCTTATAAATGGGGAGCTCCGATTGTGAGTGCATTCCGACGGCATGATGTTTTTCCGAACGACGACATCCACTATTGCGGACATCTGGGGCTCGGCACGCATCCGAACATTCTAGAGACGATCGCTCAGGCGGATACAGTACTCGCTGTCGGGACAAGACTTTCTGAAGTGACGACACAGGACTATTCGCTTTTAAAAGGGCAGACCTTGATCCACTGTGATATCGATGACCGTGTCCTTGGCAAAGTCTATCCTCCTGATGTAGGCATTGTAGCGGATGCCAACGAAATGCTTGAAGCACTAGCGGATGCGGCCTACGGAAGGGATTTAATTTCGTGGACAAGCGCGCGGCGGAAAGCATATGAAGCGACGCTCGTTACCGATGGTCGCAAAAACTTGAATGGGGAAGTGATTTCGCTTCTTCAGGAAAACCTGCCGGAAGACAGCATCCTCACGAACGATGCGGGGAACTTCGCCGGCTGGCTGCACACGTATTTTCAATTTAAGAAACACCAATATATAGGGCCTACTTCAGGGGCGATGGGGTACGGTATGCCGGCAGCCCTAGGAGCGAAACTTGCGAAACCTGAGAAGAAGGTCGTTTCTCTTTCGGGCGATGGTGGATTCATGATGACGATTCAGGAGCTTGAGACGGCGGTCCGCTATGACATTCCAATCATCAGCATCGTATTCAATAACCGGATGTACGGAACCATCCGCATGCATCAGGAAATCCATTTTCCAGGCGAAGTCATCGGTACGGATTTAGGGGATGTCGCTTTTTCAAAAGTGGCGGAAAATGTAGGCGCTGCCGGTTTTCTTGTGAAAACAGCAGAAGAGTTCAGACAAGCCCTGGATCAGGCGCTGGTCTTGGACAAGCCTGTGGTCATTGAAGTTGAAACCGATCCTGAACAAATATCCTTATCAAGAACGATCAGCCAATTAAGAAAAAAAGGGGGAGAATCAAAGTGA
- a CDS encoding GNAT family N-acetyltransferase, whose protein sequence is MENVIKAFENTEIESCVDLYTKIFNSEPWNEEWSYDIAKEKLTDLYNTPKFLGLTLYQGSELVGFIGENRKRTPKGIVFYIAELCINNDIQGKGLGSLLLESLEEQLNKDKVSSIYLITSNGGLAERFYIRKNYEINENRVILRKAF, encoded by the coding sequence GTGGAAAATGTTATAAAAGCCTTTGAAAATACAGAAATTGAAAGTTGTGTTGATCTGTACACTAAGATATTCAACTCCGAACCCTGGAATGAAGAATGGTCGTACGATATAGCGAAGGAAAAACTCACTGATTTGTACAACACTCCTAAGTTTTTAGGGTTGACGTTATATCAGGGAAGTGAATTAGTAGGTTTCATTGGTGAAAACAGGAAGCGAACTCCCAAAGGTATCGTGTTTTATATTGCTGAATTGTGTATTAACAATGATATACAAGGAAAAGGATTGGGGTCTTTGCTCTTAGAATCTCTAGAAGAACAGCTAAATAAAGATAAGGTTTCTAGCATTTATTTGATTACTTCAAATGGTGGACTTGCAGAACGTTTTTACATAAGAAAGAATTACGAAATTAATGAGAATAGAGTTATCTTAAGAAAGGCTTTTTAA